TGTGGCTAACAGGCCTCTTGGGATTCCACTAGATGGCTCTGTGGTAGAAAGGTGTGGCTAACAGGCCACTAGATGGCTCTGTGGCAGAAAGGTGTGGCTAACAGGCCATTAGATGGCTCTGTGGCAGAAAGGTGTGGCTAACAGGCCTCTTGGGATTCCACTAGATGGCTCTGTGCCAGAAAGGTGTGGCTAACAGGCCTCTTGGGATTCCACTAGATGGCTCTGTGGCAGAAAGGTGTGGCTAACAGGCCTCTTGGGATTCCACTAGCTGGCTCTGTGGCAGAAAGGTGTGGCTGACAGGCCTCTTGGGATTCCACTAGATGGCTCTTTGGCAGAAAGATGTGGCTGACAGGCCTCTTGGGATTCCACTAGATGGCTCTGTGGCAGAAAGGTGTGGCTAACAGGCCACTAGATGGCTCTGTGGCAGAAAGGTGTGACTAACAGGCCATTAGATGGCTCTGTGGCAGAAAGGTGTGGCTAACAGGCCTCTTGGGATTCCACTAGATGGCTCTGTGGCAGAAGGGTGTGGCTAACAGGCCATTAGATGGCTCTGTGGCAGAAAGGTGTGGCTAACAGGACTCTTGGGATTCCACTAGATGGCTCTGTGGCAGAAGGGTGTGGCTAACAGGCCATTAGATGGCTCTGTGGCAGAAAGGTGTGGCTAACAGGCCATTAGATGGCTCTGTGGCAGAAAGGTGTGGCTAACAGGACTCTTGGGATTCCACTAGATGGCTCTGTGGCAGAAGGGTGTGGCTAACAGGCCATTAGATGGCTCTGTGGCAGAAGGGTGTGGCTAACAGGCCATTAGATGGCTCTGTGGCAGAAAGGTGTGGCTAACAGGACTCTTGGGATTCCACTAGATGGCTCTGTGGCAGAAGGGTGTGGCTAACAGGCCATTAGATGGCTCTGTGGCAGAAAGGTGTGGCTAACAGGACTCTTGGGATTCCACTAGATGGCTCTGTGCCAGAAAGGTGTGGCTAACAGGCCTTCTTGGGATTCCACTGGTTTCATTTGGACATGTCAGTGTCTGCAGTCCTCTATAGTTTTATCACGTAGAAGTCAATAACACCAGACAAAACAACGAAGACAAAGCCATTAAAATGAAACCAAGTCGAAGAGGGAAATTAAAAAGTGAAAGTACCTGAAGTACAATGTCGTCCATCTCAAACACGAATAACAATACAGATGAATCCCTGTAGAAGAGAGCAGGGTATTAAAAGGCTTTAGTTCCTACCTGTAGTACGAGGGGCTCAGGGTTGAAGGCCAGGGTCATCAGTAACTGCATCCTCTCGGTGTCCTTCAGGTTCTTCAGCAGGAAGCTGCCAGAGTCTTTGGTCTCGGCATAACGTCGCACCACCCTGTCCAGCAGCCTCTGGGAGGGGCAGTGCACCAGGTCAGACcagccctctaccacctcagGGGTCAGCAGCCTCACGTCCCCGTTCAGCCTGGCGAACTCCGTCTTGTACATGGCCTGGATGAGGTCGCAGCGGGGGCGGCCAGTAGCTCTCTTACAGATCTTCTGGTCGATGTCCGCCAGCTCCTGATTGGACCCCAGGCGTTTGAGCACCACACGCCTCGTCCCCTCGCGCGGCTCTCCGTACTGGGCGAAGTACACGTTCTTAACGTTGAAGACATCCAGGAAGCGCAGGCGTCCCCAGGTCTCAAAGGACACCTGGCCGTTCATGAACTTCCTGCACCAGCTGGTGCCGAAGCAGGCGGGGCACTTGTTGAGGTTGATGAAGCGGCGGTCCGTCAGCTCGTTCTTCTGGAAGGAGACGAACAGGTTGTGGGTGTTCATCAGGAGGATAACAAACAGACCCACCACCAGCAGAAGCTTTAGACAACGGTAGAGGCGACCCAGCTTCAGAGGCAGGAAACGCAGCATGGTGGGGCAGGATGTGGAGGTCGGCAATTAGGGTAGAACAACGGAGTGTTGAGAGTATCGTCGGGTCGGGTAGGGGCTAGCCGAGCCTCACTGCCTCTCTGTCATGTTGCGCTGGGGAATCATCATCATCTAGAGCGCCTGGTAGGGGCAAGGCTGGCACAGTAACCCCATGCCAAACTCTGACACAGGCCTTGAGAGTCCCTGGAACCTGGAGCCTCGACCGGGGAGCCTGCatccaagcagagagagagagaggggagagagagagagaaaaggatagagagagagaggggagagagagagagagagagagagacagagagagagaaaaggagagagagagagagaaaaggagagagagaaaaggagagagagagagaaaaggagagagagaaaaggagagagagagagagagagagagagagagagagagagagagagagagagagagagagagagagagaaaaggagagagagagagagagagaaagagagagagagagagagagagagagaaaagagagagagagagagagagagagagagagagagagagagagagagagagaaaagagagagagagagagagagagagagagagagagagagagagagagagagagaaaagagagagagagagagagagagagagagagagaaaaggagagagagagagagagagagagagagagagagagagagagagagagagagagagagagagagagagagagagagagagagagaaaagggagagagagagagagagagagagagagagagagagagagagagagagagagagagagagagagagagagagagagagagagagagagagagagagagagagagagagagagagagagagagagagagagagaaaaggatagagagagagaaaaggatagagagagagagagagagagagagagagagagagagagagagagagaaaaggatagagagagagaaaaggatagagagagaaaaggagagagagagaaaaggagagagaagagagagaaaaggagagagagagagagagagagagagagagagagagagagagagagagagagagagagagagagagagagagagaagagagagaaaaggatagagaga
This window of the Oncorhynchus keta strain PuntledgeMale-10-30-2019 chromosome 4, Oket_V2, whole genome shotgun sequence genome carries:
- the LOC127916524 gene encoding divergent protein kinase domain 2A — encoded protein: MLRFLPLKLGRLYRCLKLLLVVGLFVILLMNTHNLFVSFQKNELTDRRFINLNKCPACFGTSWCRKFMNGQVSFETWGRLRFLDVFNVKNVYFAQYGEPREGTRRVVLKRLGSNQELADIDQKICKRATGRPRCDLIQAMYKTEFARLNGDVRLLTPEVVEGWSDLVHCPSQRLLDRVVRRYAETKDSGSFLLKNLKDTERMQLLMTLAFNPEPLVLQSFPSDEGWPFAKYLGACGRVVAVNYVGEELWSFYNAPWDKRVDLARQLMDIAEQLTNNDFDFALYLLDVSFDNFAVGPRDGKVIVVDGENVLVADKRLIKQNKPENYDVWYESRLEDCDKEACLSFSKESLCNRVTVDHNYYAVCQNLLSRYATWRGTTGGLLHDPPAHVAKDGQLEALLDECTNPKKRYGRFTAAKDLRDYLTQLVSSSSSSATAR